From the Leucobacter denitrificans genome, one window contains:
- a CDS encoding NADP-dependent oxidoreductase, translating to MSKALVFAAYGGPETQELVERPAPAPGPGELAIEVKAAGVNPADWKIRAGQTDSHWPLPAPMGREASGVVTAVGAEVENFAVGDMVLGLAAKGQGTFAKHTVLDAAQTVQKPEELSFADAAALPVAGATAYDVTHQIELEPGQTMLILGAGGGVGLMAAQIGNVHKFTVIGVASAAKQELVESTGATFVASGEGAADRVRAIAPEGVDVLIDLVGGQALRDLAVVAKNPSVIISTADPTTVQQLGGVAVVRTREGLEKVTGVAQYGLVDPQVTDRYSLDRAAEAVAMVEAGHTAGKVIIEP from the coding sequence ATGTCGAAAGCGCTGGTCTTCGCCGCCTATGGCGGCCCCGAGACGCAGGAACTCGTTGAACGCCCCGCTCCGGCGCCTGGGCCTGGAGAGCTCGCGATCGAAGTGAAAGCGGCCGGGGTGAACCCTGCTGACTGGAAGATCCGTGCGGGGCAGACGGACTCCCACTGGCCGCTTCCCGCACCGATGGGCCGAGAGGCCTCCGGTGTCGTCACCGCCGTAGGCGCAGAGGTCGAGAACTTCGCTGTCGGTGACATGGTGCTCGGCCTCGCGGCCAAAGGACAGGGAACGTTCGCGAAGCACACGGTGTTGGATGCGGCACAAACTGTCCAGAAGCCCGAAGAGCTTTCCTTTGCTGACGCTGCAGCACTGCCTGTCGCAGGGGCGACTGCGTATGACGTGACGCATCAGATCGAGCTGGAACCTGGTCAGACGATGCTGATTCTTGGCGCCGGAGGTGGGGTCGGGCTGATGGCGGCGCAGATCGGCAATGTGCACAAGTTCACGGTCATCGGTGTGGCCAGTGCAGCGAAGCAGGAACTGGTGGAGTCGACCGGTGCGACGTTCGTTGCCTCCGGGGAGGGTGCGGCTGACCGGGTGCGTGCCATCGCGCCGGAGGGTGTTGATGTGCTCATCGACCTGGTCGGTGGGCAGGCGCTTCGTGATCTCGCGGTCGTCGCCAAAAACCCGAGCGTCATCATCAGTACCGCAGACCCGACCACCGTGCAGCAACTCGGTGGCGTAGCGGTGGTGCGCACGCGTGAAGGGCTCGAGAAGGTCACCGGCGTCGCCCAGTACGGTCTCGTCGACCCGCAGGTGACGGACCGGTACAGTCTCGATCGGGCTGCGGAGGCCGTCGCCATGGTGGAGGCTGGGCACACTGCCGGCAAAGTGATCATCGAACCATGA
- a CDS encoding cupin domain-containing protein, with protein sequence MSENQFSVGEKATHFIIDEVAKANMNFRQVLWTGKHSQLVAMTIPVGGEVGDEVHDTTDQLLSFVSGSGEADLDGETHTVDAGDLCAVPAGTRHNFRNTGDEPLVLYTVYSPPEHAIDAEYATKELADAAEASGEDAPPQATT encoded by the coding sequence ATGAGTGAGAACCAGTTCAGCGTCGGCGAGAAGGCGACGCACTTCATCATCGACGAGGTCGCGAAAGCAAACATGAATTTTCGTCAGGTGCTCTGGACGGGAAAGCATTCCCAACTCGTTGCGATGACGATTCCGGTGGGCGGGGAGGTCGGCGACGAGGTGCATGACACCACCGACCAGTTGCTGAGTTTTGTGTCGGGCAGCGGAGAGGCCGACCTTGACGGCGAGACGCACACCGTTGATGCTGGCGACCTGTGCGCTGTCCCGGCCGGTACTCGCCACAACTTCCGCAACACTGGCGATGAGCCTTTGGTGCTCTACACCGTCTATTCACCTCCGGAGCACGCAATTGACGCGGAGTATGCCACGAAGGAACTCGCTGATGCGGCAGAGGCTTCGGGTGAAGACGCTCCACCACAGGCAACCACGTAA
- a CDS encoding heavy metal translocating P-type ATPase: MNAFRKWRYGNWFIPVVSGLLILVSFGVEKLFGGSWNVTVGPHWWIDAGEHAHGSGHVFTLANAFMLAAAIVAGYGIVVKAVRALLVKFISIDLLVSIAAIGATLIGNFWEAAAVTFLFAIGHALEAGTMNKTRAALAELVAVAPDVAVVMRDGEQVEIAAHQVHMGEIVLVKNGAKVPVDGQVVSGTGAIDEASITGESIPVEKTKSDHVFAGTISRGGFLQVMATGIGADTTLARIIHRVEEAQDAKAKTQAFIDRFSEWYTPAVMVLALAAGLISGDVVLGLTLLVIGCPGALVISIPVAIVAGIGRSARNGILIKGGEYLETSAKISAVAVDKTGTLTEGRPVLTDIVVLNPEADRREVLRWAAAAEAGSEHPLARPILDTAREEGVAPEDLPGSVTPVVGKGIVADAHGKRVLIGNVPLLEQYGIVNDAGAAVAANKLAAAGKTPMIVAVDESVLGVIGVADTIREDAPEMIRRLHAGGVRKVVMLTGDTRLVAEAIGEAVGIDEIHASLLPEDKLDAVARLQREGHTVAMVGDGVNDAPALATADIGVAMGAAGSAVAVETADIALMGDNLLKLPEAIGLAKRTVNVMRQNIWIALITVVVLLVGVFAGGVTMAIGMLVHEGSVLIVILNAMRLLRNTQGATALSRSERARAAHETGRPVEPATAQSSSELPS; this comes from the coding sequence GTGAACGCGTTCCGTAAGTGGCGGTATGGCAACTGGTTCATTCCCGTTGTCTCGGGCCTCCTCATTCTCGTGTCGTTCGGCGTCGAAAAGCTCTTCGGCGGCAGCTGGAACGTCACGGTCGGTCCGCATTGGTGGATCGACGCTGGCGAACACGCCCACGGTTCTGGTCATGTGTTTACCCTTGCGAACGCGTTCATGCTCGCCGCAGCAATTGTCGCGGGGTACGGAATCGTCGTGAAGGCCGTCCGGGCACTGCTCGTAAAGTTCATCAGTATCGACCTGCTCGTATCGATTGCAGCGATCGGCGCGACACTCATCGGCAACTTCTGGGAAGCTGCCGCCGTGACGTTCCTCTTCGCGATCGGTCACGCACTCGAAGCCGGCACGATGAACAAGACCCGTGCAGCGCTCGCTGAGTTGGTCGCAGTGGCCCCCGACGTTGCAGTCGTGATGCGCGACGGTGAGCAGGTCGAGATCGCCGCACATCAGGTGCACATGGGCGAGATCGTGCTCGTAAAAAACGGAGCGAAAGTTCCCGTCGACGGGCAGGTCGTGTCAGGCACCGGAGCGATCGACGAGGCATCGATCACGGGTGAGTCGATCCCGGTCGAAAAGACGAAGTCAGATCACGTGTTTGCAGGCACGATCTCGCGGGGCGGATTCCTACAGGTCATGGCGACCGGCATCGGAGCCGACACGACGCTCGCGCGCATCATTCACCGTGTCGAAGAAGCGCAGGATGCGAAAGCGAAAACGCAGGCATTCATCGACCGATTCTCGGAGTGGTACACGCCCGCGGTGATGGTACTCGCGCTTGCGGCGGGCCTCATCTCTGGTGACGTAGTGCTCGGCCTCACGTTGCTCGTGATCGGTTGCCCGGGCGCGCTCGTCATCTCGATTCCCGTGGCGATCGTAGCGGGAATCGGCCGCTCGGCCCGCAACGGGATTCTCATCAAGGGCGGCGAGTACCTCGAAACCTCGGCCAAGATCTCGGCCGTCGCAGTCGATAAGACGGGGACTCTCACCGAGGGCCGCCCGGTACTCACCGACATCGTTGTGCTCAATCCTGAAGCGGATCGGCGCGAGGTGCTTCGCTGGGCAGCCGCCGCAGAAGCAGGGTCCGAGCACCCACTTGCCCGCCCGATCCTCGACACCGCACGAGAAGAAGGAGTGGCCCCCGAGGATCTTCCGGGATCGGTCACACCGGTCGTGGGCAAGGGGATCGTGGCCGACGCTCACGGCAAGCGGGTACTCATCGGTAACGTGCCGCTGCTCGAACAGTACGGGATCGTGAACGACGCGGGGGCGGCTGTGGCTGCGAACAAACTGGCGGCGGCAGGCAAGACCCCCATGATTGTCGCGGTCGATGAGAGCGTGCTTGGCGTAATCGGTGTCGCAGATACGATCCGCGAGGATGCCCCCGAGATGATCAGGCGCTTGCACGCTGGCGGGGTGCGGAAGGTGGTGATGCTCACCGGAGATACGCGCCTTGTCGCCGAAGCCATCGGTGAGGCGGTCGGTATCGATGAGATCCATGCTTCGTTGCTACCCGAGGACAAGCTCGACGCTGTCGCGCGTTTGCAGCGCGAGGGGCACACGGTCGCGATGGTGGGCGACGGCGTGAACGACGCCCCGGCCCTCGCGACCGCCGACATTGGTGTTGCCATGGGTGCAGCGGGCTCAGCGGTGGCCGTGGAGACGGCAGACATTGCCCTGATGGGCGACAACCTCTTGAAACTGCCCGAAGCAATTGGCCTCGCCAAACGCACCGTGAACGTCATGCGCCAGAACATCTGGATCGCGCTCATCACCGTTGTCGTGCTGCTCGTCGGGGTCTTCGCAGGGGGTGTCACGATGGCTATCGGCATGCTCGTGCACGAGGGATCGGTGCTCATCGTAATCCTCAACGCGATGCGCCTGCTGCGCAACACCCAAGGAGCCACTGCGTTGTCGAGGAGTGAACGCGCCCGAGCCGCACATGAAACAGGCCGCCCGGTCGAACCAGCCACGGCCCAGAGTTCATCCGAACTTCCATCTTGA
- a CDS encoding heavy-metal-associated domain-containing protein produces the protein MANATDTTHTLLRAEGFSCPSCVTKIEKQVGKLDGVENVTVHFASGRVEIDHDETRSSVDDLIAAVDKAGYKSKASAF, from the coding sequence ATGGCGAACGCTACTGACACCACCCACACTCTGCTGCGCGCCGAGGGTTTCTCGTGCCCGTCGTGCGTGACCAAGATCGAGAAGCAGGTCGGCAAGCTCGATGGCGTCGAGAACGTGACGGTGCACTTCGCCTCGGGTCGCGTTGAGATCGACCACGATGAGACAAGAAGTTCCGTCGACGATCTCATTGCTGCTGTCGATAAGGCCGGCTATAAGTCGAAGGCCTCCGCGTTCTAG
- a CDS encoding GNAT family N-acetyltransferase, translated as MMNLRIEELSPATILAVNQMLLKEGQEEFLAPVSYGLASAVADPRTFWQRVVLEDDRVVAFISANFDPEAVREEFRSVLWRINVEADDQARGIGRFAIQHLLDEAHRRGFDYVNVMYEAGEAGPERFFRAVGFEPIGETEYGEVIAQIRLEQ; from the coding sequence ATGATGAACCTGAGAATCGAGGAACTTTCTCCCGCAACGATCCTCGCAGTTAACCAGATGCTCCTCAAGGAAGGGCAAGAAGAGTTCCTCGCCCCAGTCAGTTACGGGCTCGCGAGCGCCGTTGCCGACCCCAGAACCTTTTGGCAGCGTGTCGTACTCGAAGATGATCGAGTGGTCGCGTTCATTAGCGCGAACTTCGACCCGGAAGCAGTGCGCGAGGAGTTCCGTTCAGTGCTTTGGCGGATCAATGTTGAAGCCGATGACCAAGCCCGAGGAATTGGACGGTTCGCGATACAGCATCTACTTGACGAGGCTCATCGCCGAGGATTCGACTACGTGAATGTCATGTACGAAGCTGGGGAGGCCGGGCCGGAGCGATTCTTCCGTGCTGTCGGGTTTGAACCCATCGGTGAGACCGAGTACGGTGAGGTCATCGCCCAAATCCGACTCGAACAATAA
- a CDS encoding MerR family transcriptional regulator encodes MSGESDKQYSLPVYGISVAAELLGVGVQTLRMYESRGLVAPARTAGGTRRYSKRDLDRIDRVIVLLRDGVNLAGIAMVLNLQDENERLRNVRRDHK; translated from the coding sequence GTGAGTGGTGAGAGCGACAAGCAGTACAGCCTGCCGGTGTACGGGATTTCTGTTGCGGCAGAACTTCTGGGTGTCGGTGTGCAGACGCTTCGCATGTACGAAAGCCGTGGGCTTGTTGCTCCTGCCCGCACAGCCGGCGGTACGCGCAGGTATAGCAAAAGAGACCTTGATCGTATTGACAGGGTGATCGTGCTGCTGCGGGACGGGGTAAACCTCGCAGGTATCGCCATGGTGCTTAACTTGCAGGACGAAAACGAACGTTTACGAAACGTAAGGAGGGACCACAAATGA
- a CDS encoding Hsp20/alpha crystallin family protein: MYLRTDPFREFDRLTQRVFGGQGTSEQPTVMPMDAWRKNDNFYVEFDLPGVKEESIELDVERNVVTIKAERPALDTDIERLASERPRGFFTRQLVLGDNLDTERIEANLDGGVLTLVIPVAESAKPRKIEVGKGGSHKAIAS, from the coding sequence ATGTATCTGCGTACTGATCCGTTCCGTGAGTTTGATCGTCTTACTCAGCGAGTCTTTGGTGGGCAGGGGACGTCCGAACAGCCCACTGTGATGCCGATGGATGCGTGGCGTAAGAACGATAACTTTTACGTCGAGTTCGACCTGCCTGGTGTCAAGGAAGAGAGCATCGAGCTTGATGTGGAACGTAATGTTGTCACGATCAAGGCAGAACGACCCGCATTGGATACCGATATTGAACGACTCGCCTCAGAGCGGCCGCGAGGGTTCTTTACCCGGCAGCTCGTGCTCGGAGACAATCTCGATACGGAACGTATCGAGGCGAACCTTGACGGTGGCGTACTGACGCTGGTCATCCCGGTCGCTGAATCCGCGAAGCCCCGCAAGATCGAAGTCGGCAAAGGCGGATCACACAAAGCAATCGCCTCATAA